The proteins below are encoded in one region of Rhizobacter sp.:
- a CDS encoding YecA family protein, which produces MPTPPSSRHASNDTPPFGEREIDELQSLLDRVPAPLEPLDVSMLDGYLCGVLVQPVRVPASRWLPHITDADGRALPASFDASRLHALAQRRHAELNDAIARRQWFDPWVFELESDDEDEPAAPDAVYPWVAGFALAMECFPELMQRDESVLTEPLALLYRHLDPDDLEDADALLAEIDTLEPPEDLSAAVEELVRATLLLADVGRPLPAAPRPTAKPRRPGPPPRGRR; this is translated from the coding sequence ATGCCCACACCGCCCTCTTCCCGTCACGCCTCGAACGACACACCACCGTTCGGTGAACGCGAGATCGACGAGTTGCAATCCTTGCTCGACCGTGTGCCCGCGCCGCTGGAGCCACTCGACGTCAGCATGCTCGACGGCTACCTCTGCGGCGTGCTGGTGCAGCCGGTGCGGGTGCCGGCGAGTCGCTGGTTGCCGCACATCACCGATGCCGACGGGCGCGCCTTGCCGGCCAGCTTCGACGCGTCGCGCCTGCACGCACTGGCGCAGCGTCGTCACGCCGAGCTGAACGATGCAATCGCGCGCCGCCAGTGGTTCGACCCGTGGGTGTTCGAGCTGGAGAGCGATGACGAAGACGAACCGGCCGCACCCGACGCGGTGTACCCGTGGGTGGCCGGCTTCGCGCTCGCGATGGAATGTTTCCCGGAGCTGATGCAGCGCGATGAATCGGTGCTCACCGAGCCGCTCGCGCTGCTGTACCGCCACCTCGACCCCGACGACCTGGAAGACGCCGATGCGCTGCTGGCCGAGATCGACACGCTGGAGCCGCCCGAAGACCTGAGCGCCGCGGTGGAAGAACTGGTGCGCGCCACGCTGCTGCTGGCCGACGTCGGCCGGCCACTGCCTGCCGCGCCCAGGCCCACAGCCAAACCGAGGCGCCCAGGACCGCCGCCGCGCGGTCGCCGGTGA
- a CDS encoding LysR family transcriptional regulator ArgP, with the protein MKDLDPAGLDCLAALADDGHFERAARRLSITQSAVSQRLRTLEAQVGQLLVVRSRPLRLTDAGKVLLRFARQLQAMRAEVALELGVGPDSGQRLPIAVNADSLATWVLPALDPVVQAGASLELVVDDQNFTHDWLRQGAVLGCVSTVSEALRGCRVVPLGTMRYTAVASPAFIAQRLPQGLDRGNFSQVPFLVFNRKDDMQTQWVARAFGVRSPRLQESFVPSSEAYVRAALMGWGVGVVPLVQVSGLMARGDLVALRPEVELSVKLYWHQWRLGPDGTPPSERVALLDRIGDALAAGARAALGPTRAQRAG; encoded by the coding sequence ATGAAAGACCTCGACCCGGCCGGCCTCGACTGCCTGGCGGCGCTGGCCGACGATGGCCACTTCGAACGTGCGGCCCGCCGCCTCTCGATCACGCAGTCGGCGGTGTCGCAGCGCCTGCGCACGCTCGAAGCGCAGGTGGGCCAGCTGCTCGTGGTGCGCTCACGGCCGCTGCGCCTCACCGACGCCGGCAAGGTGCTGCTGCGCTTCGCCCGCCAGCTGCAGGCGATGCGCGCCGAGGTGGCGCTGGAACTCGGCGTGGGCCCTGACAGCGGCCAGCGCCTGCCGATCGCCGTCAACGCCGACAGCCTCGCCACCTGGGTGCTGCCGGCGCTCGACCCGGTGGTGCAGGCCGGTGCGTCGCTGGAGCTGGTGGTCGACGACCAGAACTTCACCCACGACTGGCTGCGGCAAGGGGCGGTGCTCGGCTGCGTGAGCACGGTGAGCGAGGCCTTGCGCGGCTGCCGCGTGGTGCCGCTCGGCACGATGCGCTACACGGCGGTCGCGAGCCCGGCGTTCATCGCGCAGCGGCTGCCGCAGGGGCTGGACCGCGGCAACTTCTCACAGGTGCCCTTCCTCGTCTTCAACCGGAAAGACGACATGCAGACGCAGTGGGTGGCGCGCGCCTTCGGCGTGCGTTCGCCGCGCCTGCAGGAAAGCTTCGTGCCCTCGTCGGAAGCCTATGTGCGCGCCGCGCTGATGGGCTGGGGCGTGGGCGTAGTGCCGCTCGTGCAGGTGAGCGGCCTGATGGCGCGTGGCGACCTGGTCGCCCTGCGCCCCGAGGTGGAGCTCAGCGTGAAGCTCTACTGGCACCAGTGGCGGCTCGGGCCCGATGGCACGCCGCCGTCGGAACGGGTGGCGCTGCTCGACCGCATCGGCGACGCGCTGGCGGCCGGCGCCCGCGCCGCGCTCGGCCCGACCCGCGCTCAGCGCGCCGGCTGA
- a CDS encoding TetR/AcrR family transcriptional regulator produces MATKVSFKEQVLRAREDAIVASVNRLLAEKGYDIMTVDEVAADVGIAKASLYKHFSSKEELAGAAMVRVLQRAQAFMETLPADAPAVEQLKAVARWTMQVQLAGEMPSLPAQNSALRSALMANKPYLDRLMDVSDQLGEWIVAAQQAGDLNPALPSEVVLYTLFARACDPVLGLLKVSGQHSDERIIEMLMSTCFDGLAGRAKAVQTSSTKSGS; encoded by the coding sequence ATGGCCACCAAGGTGTCGTTCAAAGAGCAGGTGCTGCGGGCACGCGAGGACGCGATCGTCGCGTCGGTCAACCGTCTGCTGGCCGAAAAGGGCTACGACATCATGACGGTCGACGAGGTGGCCGCCGATGTCGGCATCGCCAAGGCCAGCCTCTACAAGCACTTCAGCTCCAAGGAAGAACTCGCCGGCGCGGCGATGGTGCGGGTGCTGCAACGCGCGCAGGCCTTCATGGAGACGCTGCCGGCCGACGCGCCCGCCGTGGAGCAGCTCAAGGCCGTGGCCCGCTGGACCATGCAGGTGCAGCTCGCCGGCGAAATGCCCTCGCTACCGGCCCAGAACTCAGCGCTGCGCTCGGCGTTGATGGCCAACAAGCCCTATCTCGACCGGCTGATGGACGTGAGCGACCAGCTGGGCGAATGGATCGTCGCCGCACAGCAGGCCGGCGACCTGAACCCGGCGCTGCCCTCGGAAGTGGTGCTCTACACCCTCTTCGCCCGCGCCTGCGACCCGGTGCTCGGCCTCTTGAAGGTGAGCGGCCAGCACAGCGATGAACGCATCATCGAGATGCTGATGTCGACCTGCTTCGATGGCCTGGCCGGGCGCGCCAAGGCGGTTCAGACCTCGAGCACGAAGAGCGGGTCGTAG
- a CDS encoding LysR family transcriptional regulator, with the protein MATLDPRVDLLWPQVHTLVLLAQTASYTQVAQRLGLSKAAVSQRISDLERTVGQTLVQRTTRSVRLTEAGQRLAEQTTESFALIARSVGEARDLAAQPRGLVRLTAPVALGRQHLAPHIETFLRAQPEVRVELDLSDRFATLAHEGYDLAVRHTSAPPDNHVAWKLCASRALLVASHAYLKRHGTPTHPSELAQHACLAYLRPGPTVWQFERAARSGPERVNVTVQGPLRAGNSEVLRDAALSGLGIALVPDFSAVAALRTKRLRVVLPAWRPVGAFGDALYALHPWSPTTPKAVQALVAHLKQGFSAGFPIE; encoded by the coding sequence ATGGCGACCCTCGATCCCCGCGTCGACCTGCTCTGGCCGCAGGTGCACACCCTGGTGCTGCTCGCGCAGACCGCGAGCTACACGCAGGTGGCGCAGCGCCTGGGCTTGTCGAAAGCGGCGGTGAGTCAGCGCATCAGCGATCTCGAGCGCACCGTGGGCCAGACGCTGGTGCAGCGCACCACCCGCTCGGTGCGCCTCACCGAAGCGGGCCAGCGCCTGGCCGAGCAGACGACCGAAAGCTTCGCGCTCATCGCACGCAGCGTGGGCGAGGCGCGTGACCTCGCCGCACAGCCGCGCGGCCTGGTGCGGCTCACGGCCCCCGTCGCGCTCGGGCGCCAGCACCTCGCGCCGCACATCGAGACCTTCCTGCGGGCGCAACCCGAGGTGCGGGTCGAGCTCGACCTGTCGGACCGTTTCGCCACGCTCGCCCACGAGGGCTACGACCTCGCCGTGCGCCACACCAGCGCGCCGCCCGACAACCACGTCGCGTGGAAGTTGTGCGCCTCACGCGCACTGCTGGTGGCCAGCCATGCCTATCTCAAACGCCACGGCACGCCCACGCACCCGAGCGAGCTCGCGCAGCACGCGTGCCTGGCCTACCTGCGCCCGGGGCCGACGGTGTGGCAGTTCGAGCGCGCCGCGCGCAGCGGCCCGGAGCGGGTGAACGTGACGGTGCAGGGGCCCTTGCGCGCGGGCAACAGCGAGGTGCTGCGCGACGCCGCGCTCTCGGGCCTGGGCATCGCCCTCGTGCCCGATTTCAGCGCCGTCGCCGCGCTGCGCACGAAGCGCCTGCGTGTGGTGTTGCCGGCGTGGCGGCCGGTGGGCGCCTTCGGTGATGCCCTCTACGCGCTGCACCCGTGGAGCCCCACCACGCCGAAGGCGGTGCAGGCGCTGGTGGCGCACCTGAAGCAGGGTTTCAGCGCCGGCTTCCCGATCGAGTGA
- a CDS encoding anti-sigma factor: MNYLQPPERLDKLAREYALGTLSGGARRRFEQVLRQSPQAERAVAGWQERYAVLAEGLPPMTPRPDVWQGLQQRLFPSPVKRKPGWWPLLGGVLAGVMLCTVVLRLEPGLVGLEPRAETLPASYVGLLTDAAGAPTLLASSRRHGRQLTVKLLKPLAVPSGRVAQLWAYPQDGSAAFPVGVLPASGTATVALADTSEKLFFKVSRLAVSYESTPAIAGQAPTEPLVLSGHCVKLW, from the coding sequence ATGAACTACCTGCAGCCACCCGAGCGCCTGGACAAACTGGCCCGCGAATACGCGCTCGGCACGCTGAGCGGTGGCGCACGGCGGCGCTTCGAGCAGGTGCTGCGCCAGTCGCCGCAGGCCGAGCGGGCGGTGGCCGGCTGGCAGGAACGTTATGCCGTGCTCGCCGAAGGCCTGCCCCCGATGACACCGCGCCCCGACGTGTGGCAGGGGCTGCAGCAGCGGCTCTTCCCCTCGCCCGTGAAGCGCAAGCCCGGCTGGTGGCCACTGCTGGGGGGCGTCCTGGCCGGGGTGATGCTGTGCACCGTGGTGCTGCGCCTGGAGCCCGGGCTCGTGGGCCTGGAGCCGCGCGCCGAGACCCTGCCGGCGAGCTACGTGGGACTGCTCACCGATGCGGCCGGCGCACCGACGCTGCTCGCCAGCTCGCGCCGCCACGGGCGCCAATTGACCGTGAAGCTCCTGAAGCCGCTGGCCGTGCCGAGCGGGAGGGTCGCGCAGCTGTGGGCCTATCCGCAGGATGGCAGCGCCGCGTTTCCGGTGGGCGTGCTGCCTGCCAGCGGCACCGCCACCGTCGCGCTGGCCGACACTTCGGAGAAGCTCTTCTTCAAGGTGTCGCGGCTGGCGGTGAGCTACGAAAGCACCCCCGCCATCGCTGGCCAGGCGCCCACCGAGCCGCTGGTGCTGAGCGGCCATTGCGTCAAGCTCTGGTAG
- a CDS encoding CoA-acylating methylmalonate-semialdehyde dehydrogenase — protein MGAPEAFTTAHDVGHFIHGEPVAGSSGRRQAVYNPATGRVARQLTLASVDEVNAAVASAQAAFPAWADTPPLRRARVMFKFLELMNQHRDTLAAMITAEHGKVFTDAQGEVSRGIDIIEFACGIPQLLKGDYTEQVSTGIDNWTLRQPLGVVAGITPFNFPCMVPCWMFPVAIAAGNSFVLKPSERDPSPSIFMAQLLKDAGLPDGVFNVVQGDKLAVDTLLTHPDVKAISFVGSTPIAQYIYETGAHHGKRVQALGGAKNHMVVMPDADLDQAVDALIGAGYGSAGERCMAISIAVAVGDVADKLVPALAARAKTLKIKNGMELDAEMGPIVTREAQQRIAGYIEHGVTEGAKLVVDGRGFTVPGHEQGFWLGGTLFDHVTPEMKIYKEEIFGPVLGVVRVPDFASAVKLINEHEFGNGVSCFTSDGNVAREFARRIQVGMVGINVPIPVPMAWHGFGGWKKSLFGDMHAYGEEGVRFYTKQKSVMQRWPASIGKGAEFVMPTSK, from the coding sequence ATGGGCGCACCCGAAGCCTTCACCACTGCCCACGACGTGGGCCACTTCATCCACGGAGAGCCGGTGGCCGGCAGCAGCGGGCGGCGCCAGGCGGTCTACAACCCGGCCACCGGCCGGGTGGCGCGGCAGCTCACGCTGGCGAGCGTCGACGAGGTGAACGCGGCCGTGGCGTCGGCCCAAGCGGCCTTCCCCGCCTGGGCCGACACCCCGCCGCTGCGCCGCGCGCGGGTGATGTTCAAGTTCCTCGAACTGATGAACCAGCACCGCGACACGCTCGCCGCGATGATCACCGCCGAACACGGCAAGGTGTTCACCGATGCGCAGGGCGAGGTCAGTCGCGGCATCGACATCATCGAGTTCGCCTGCGGCATTCCGCAGCTCCTGAAGGGCGACTACACCGAGCAGGTGTCGACCGGCATCGACAACTGGACGCTGCGCCAGCCGCTCGGCGTGGTGGCCGGCATCACGCCCTTCAACTTCCCGTGCATGGTGCCGTGCTGGATGTTCCCGGTCGCGATTGCCGCGGGCAACAGCTTCGTGCTCAAGCCCAGCGAGCGTGACCCGTCGCCTTCGATCTTCATGGCGCAATTGCTGAAGGACGCCGGCCTGCCCGATGGCGTGTTCAACGTCGTGCAGGGCGACAAGCTCGCCGTCGACACGCTGCTGACCCACCCCGACGTGAAGGCCATCAGCTTCGTCGGCTCGACGCCGATCGCGCAATACATCTACGAGACCGGCGCGCACCACGGCAAGCGGGTGCAGGCGCTCGGCGGCGCGAAGAACCACATGGTGGTCATGCCCGATGCCGACCTCGACCAGGCGGTGGATGCGCTCATCGGCGCCGGCTACGGCTCGGCCGGCGAGCGCTGCATGGCGATCAGCATCGCGGTAGCGGTGGGCGACGTGGCCGACAAGCTCGTGCCGGCGCTCGCCGCGCGTGCCAAGACGCTCAAGATCAAGAACGGCATGGAGCTCGACGCCGAGATGGGCCCCATCGTCACGCGCGAGGCGCAGCAGCGCATCGCCGGCTACATCGAGCATGGCGTGACCGAAGGCGCGAAGCTCGTCGTCGATGGCAGAGGCTTCACGGTGCCTGGCCATGAACAGGGCTTCTGGCTCGGCGGCACGCTCTTCGACCACGTGACGCCCGAGATGAAGATCTACAAGGAAGAGATCTTCGGCCCGGTGCTCGGCGTGGTACGCGTGCCCGATTTCGCGTCGGCCGTGAAGCTCATCAACGAGCACGAGTTCGGCAATGGCGTGTCGTGCTTCACCAGCGACGGCAACGTGGCGCGCGAGTTCGCCCGCCGCATCCAGGTCGGCATGGTGGGCATCAACGTGCCCATCCCGGTGCCGATGGCGTGGCATGGCTTCGGCGGCTGGAAGAAGAGCCTCTTCGGCGACATGCACGCCTATGGCGAAGAGGGCGTGCGCTTCTACACCAAGCAGAAGAGCGTGATGCAGCGCTGGCCCGCGAGCATCGGCAAAGGCGCCGAGTTCGTGATGCCCACCTCGAAATGA
- a CDS encoding Hsp70 family protein has protein sequence MYCAIDFGTSNSAIAIPVGGAMQLVELEAGHPTMPTAVFYFAEGPETNGPPRAFGRAALAAYVEGIDGRLMRSMKSILGSSLVDQTTDVGGGRGAKYLDIIGGYLLHLKTAAERAAGARIEQVVMGRPVYFVDDEPERDAQAQASLESAARAVGFREVHFQYEPIAAAFDYERTTSCEEIVLVADIGGGTSDFSLVRVGPERAAHLERKHDILANHGVHIAGTDFDRRIELASILGEFGYGAFGPSVNGAPAREVPSGVYFDLATWHLINTVYNPARVAELRQMRSFYADPKHHQRLMTVVTERLGHELASRAEAAKIAVADGGEVRIDLSHVEHKLASTLSEPQAVAAIEGDLARIAEAARVTVAQAGLQPSQVDALYFTGGSTGLRLLAQQIAAAFPQARAVRGDRFASVATGLALYAQRWFERTR, from the coding sequence ATGTACTGCGCCATCGACTTCGGCACATCCAATTCCGCCATTGCCATTCCGGTCGGCGGCGCGATGCAGCTGGTCGAGCTGGAAGCGGGTCACCCGACCATGCCGACGGCGGTGTTCTATTTCGCCGAAGGGCCCGAGACGAATGGCCCGCCGCGCGCCTTCGGCCGCGCCGCGCTGGCCGCGTATGTCGAAGGCATCGACGGCCGCCTGATGCGCTCGATGAAGAGCATCCTCGGCAGCAGCCTCGTCGACCAGACCACCGACGTGGGCGGTGGCCGCGGCGCCAAGTACCTCGACATCATCGGCGGCTACCTGCTGCACCTGAAGACCGCGGCCGAGCGCGCCGCCGGCGCGCGCATCGAGCAGGTGGTGATGGGCCGGCCGGTGTACTTCGTCGACGACGAGCCCGAGCGCGATGCGCAGGCCCAGGCCTCGCTCGAGTCGGCGGCGCGCGCGGTGGGCTTTCGCGAGGTGCACTTCCAATACGAGCCGATCGCCGCCGCCTTCGATTACGAACGCACCACCTCATGTGAAGAAATCGTGCTCGTGGCCGACATCGGCGGCGGCACGTCGGACTTCTCGCTCGTGCGCGTGGGCCCCGAGCGCGCCGCGCACCTCGAGCGCAAGCACGACATCCTCGCCAACCACGGCGTGCACATCGCCGGCACCGACTTCGACCGGCGCATCGAGCTGGCGAGCATCCTCGGCGAGTTCGGCTACGGCGCGTTCGGGCCGAGCGTGAACGGCGCGCCGGCGCGCGAAGTGCCGAGCGGCGTGTACTTCGACCTCGCCACCTGGCACCTCATCAACACCGTCTACAACCCGGCGCGTGTGGCCGAGCTGCGCCAGATGCGCAGCTTCTACGCCGATCCGAAGCACCACCAGCGGCTGATGACGGTCGTGACCGAGCGGCTCGGGCACGAACTTGCCTCGCGTGCCGAAGCGGCCAAGATCGCGGTGGCCGATGGCGGCGAGGTGCGCATCGACCTGAGCCACGTCGAGCACAAGCTGGCATCGACCTTGAGCGAGCCGCAGGCGGTGGCGGCGATCGAGGGCGACCTCGCGCGCATCGCCGAGGCGGCGCGGGTGACGGTCGCGCAGGCGGGCCTGCAACCGTCGCAGGTGGATGCGCTCTATTTCACCGGCGGCTCCACCGGCCTGCGCCTCCTCGCGCAGCAGATCGCGGCGGCCTTCCCGCAGGCGCGGGCGGTGCGTGGCGATCGTTTCGCGAGCGTCGCGACGGGGCTTGCGCTCTACGCGCAGCGCTGGTTCGAGCGCACGCGTTGA
- a CDS encoding tetratricopeptide repeat protein, giving the protein MNALSRLLAFGLFALTLSAAQAAADMSAASSDQDKLAPVRAQIAARNWSGAIEELKRINDTGSAEWNNLMGYSLRKAKTPDLAGSEKFYNEALRIDPQHLGTLEYSGELYLMKGELPKAEQRLAALGAACQKACSEYADLKRAIERYKAAGQKYVASDY; this is encoded by the coding sequence ATGAACGCACTCTCCCGCCTTCTCGCCTTCGGCCTGTTCGCCCTCACCCTGTCGGCTGCGCAAGCCGCCGCCGACATGAGCGCCGCCTCGAGCGACCAGGACAAGCTCGCCCCCGTGCGCGCACAGATCGCCGCGCGCAACTGGAGCGGCGCCATCGAGGAGCTCAAGCGCATCAACGACACCGGCAGCGCCGAGTGGAACAACCTGATGGGCTACAGCCTGCGCAAGGCGAAGACGCCCGACCTGGCCGGCTCGGAGAAGTTCTACAACGAAGCGCTGCGCATCGACCCCCAGCACCTGGGCACGCTCGAATACTCGGGCGAGCTGTACCTGATGAAGGGAGAGTTGCCCAAGGCCGAGCAGCGCCTGGCCGCGCTCGGCGCCGCCTGCCAGAAGGCCTGCAGCGAGTACGCCGACCTCAAGCGTGCGATCGAGCGCTACAAGGCGGCCGGGCAGAAGTACGTGGCCAGCGACTACTGA
- a CDS encoding metallophosphoesterase, translating to MKLQLLSDLHLETEDFLPQPAPGAELLILGGDIDSTWQGLSHFRDWPVPVLMVAGNHEFDERDVAGTWPLLRAHCESLGIRLLERESLVLADAQGRRIRFVSTVRWCDFDAFGEAQREKSMRAGSYFMRVQRSTIHGQPFDAALVREEALACKAWLAQELARKPKAWDTTVALTHFAPSLRSADPRYGNQSGTASFCNADDALLPLADVWIHGHLHCRHDYTVGATRVVCNARGHARRGEAEGYDPLFVLEV from the coding sequence GTGAAGCTCCAGCTCCTGTCCGACCTGCACCTCGAAACCGAGGACTTCCTGCCGCAGCCGGCCCCCGGCGCCGAGCTGCTGATCCTCGGCGGCGACATCGACAGCACCTGGCAGGGCCTGTCGCACTTCCGCGACTGGCCCGTGCCGGTGCTGATGGTGGCGGGCAACCACGAGTTCGACGAGCGCGACGTGGCCGGGACCTGGCCGCTGCTGCGCGCCCATTGCGAATCGCTCGGCATCCGCCTGCTGGAGCGCGAAAGCCTCGTGCTCGCCGACGCGCAGGGCCGCCGCATCCGCTTCGTCTCGACCGTGCGCTGGTGCGACTTCGACGCCTTCGGCGAGGCCCAGCGCGAGAAGTCGATGCGCGCCGGCAGCTACTTCATGCGCGTGCAACGCTCGACCATCCATGGCCAGCCCTTCGACGCCGCGCTCGTGCGCGAGGAGGCGCTGGCCTGCAAGGCCTGGCTGGCGCAAGAGCTGGCCCGGAAGCCGAAGGCCTGGGACACCACCGTCGCGCTGACGCACTTCGCCCCCAGCCTGCGCAGCGCCGATCCCCGGTACGGAAACCAATCCGGCACCGCCAGCTTCTGCAACGCCGACGACGCGCTGCTGCCGCTCGCCGACGTGTGGATCCACGGCCACCTGCACTGCCGACACGACTACACCGTGGGCGCCACGCGGGTGGTCTGCAATGCCCGCGGTCATGCACGCCGCGGCGAGGCCGAAGGCTACGACCCGCTCTTCGTGCTCGAGGTCTGA
- a CDS encoding sigma-70 family RNA polymerase sigma factor produces MPTDAPGPDLPALLSRVALRDRAAFERLYGATCAHLLSVAFRILNNRDRAEEVLQEAFMNVWHSAASYNPVMATPMTWLINIVRNKAIDLLRAGRSERASTVPLDDDTLDAAQDELPQPQQLLATSLAKARIDACMGTLTASQRQALALAYYRGMVHTEIATSLNAPLGTAKAWVRRGLDKLKECLESRGVRA; encoded by the coding sequence ATGCCCACCGATGCCCCCGGCCCCGACCTGCCTGCGCTGCTCTCGCGCGTGGCACTGCGCGACCGCGCGGCCTTCGAGCGGCTGTATGGCGCCACCTGTGCGCATCTGTTGAGCGTCGCGTTTCGTATCTTGAACAACCGAGACCGCGCCGAAGAGGTGCTGCAGGAAGCTTTCATGAACGTGTGGCACAGCGCCGCCAGCTACAACCCGGTCATGGCCACGCCCATGACCTGGCTGATCAACATCGTGCGCAACAAGGCGATCGACCTGCTGCGCGCCGGCCGCAGCGAGCGCGCGAGCACCGTGCCGCTGGACGACGACACCCTCGACGCCGCGCAAGACGAGCTGCCGCAACCGCAGCAGCTGCTGGCCACGAGCCTCGCCAAGGCACGCATCGACGCCTGCATGGGCACGCTCACCGCGTCGCAACGCCAGGCCCTCGCGCTCGCCTACTACCGCGGCATGGTGCACACCGAGATTGCCACCTCGTTGAACGCACCACTCGGCACCGCCAAGGCCTGGGTGCGCCGCGGGCTCGACAAGCTGAAGGAATGCCTCGAATCGCGCGGGGTCCGGGCATGA
- a CDS encoding D-amino acid dehydrogenase, with protein sequence MKVVVLGAGIVGISTAWYLLEQGHEVTVVDRQPDAALETSFANGAQISVSYCEPWAHPSAPLKVAKWLAHDDSPLLFRPKLDVHQWRWGLSFLANCTHAAFERNVAQLVALGRYSHESLKALVAQTGIEYNRLERGILHFFCNAKDFDGAAAGAAIMRRHGVDRRILSRDEVLQVEPALRGFAEQIVGGTFTASDESGDARSFTQQLARRCEARGATFLYGHDVAGFDVAGGELQAVRVRQRHESRTLKADAFVAALGSHTAPLLRPLGVYLNIYPAKGYSATFKLRHPERASVVSMIDDTRKIAISRLGDTVRVAGTAEMAGYDTGLDSPTAQVRCAALVKRYEEIFPGVADTREPNFWAGLRPSTPDNIPYIGRTRIGRLWVNAGHGTLGWTHGAGSGRALAELMSGQRPALAFGFCGDSDGAPLREAAA encoded by the coding sequence ATGAAGGTGGTCGTGCTCGGGGCGGGGATCGTTGGCATCAGCACCGCCTGGTACCTGCTGGAGCAGGGCCACGAGGTCACCGTCGTCGACCGCCAGCCTGACGCTGCGCTGGAGACGAGCTTCGCCAACGGTGCGCAGATCTCGGTCAGCTACTGCGAGCCCTGGGCCCACCCGAGCGCGCCGCTCAAGGTCGCCAAGTGGCTGGCGCACGACGACTCGCCGCTGCTCTTTCGCCCCAAGCTCGACGTGCACCAATGGCGCTGGGGCCTGAGCTTCCTCGCCAACTGCACGCACGCGGCCTTCGAGCGCAACGTGGCGCAGCTGGTGGCGCTCGGCCGCTACAGCCACGAGTCGCTGAAGGCGCTGGTGGCGCAGACCGGCATCGAGTACAACCGGCTCGAGCGCGGCATCCTGCATTTCTTCTGCAACGCGAAAGATTTCGACGGGGCCGCAGCCGGTGCCGCGATCATGCGCCGTCACGGCGTGGACCGGCGCATCCTCTCGCGCGACGAGGTGCTGCAGGTGGAGCCGGCTCTGCGCGGCTTTGCGGAGCAGATCGTCGGCGGCACCTTCACCGCTAGCGATGAATCGGGCGATGCGCGCAGCTTCACCCAACAGCTGGCACGCCGCTGCGAAGCGCGCGGTGCCACGTTCCTCTACGGGCACGACGTGGCCGGCTTCGACGTGGCCGGCGGCGAGTTGCAGGCGGTGCGTGTGCGCCAGCGCCACGAGTCGCGCACGCTCAAGGCCGACGCCTTCGTGGCCGCGCTCGGCAGCCACACCGCGCCGCTGCTGCGCCCGCTGGGCGTGTACCTCAACATCTACCCGGCCAAGGGCTACTCGGCCACCTTCAAGCTACGCCACCCCGAACGGGCCAGCGTGGTGAGCATGATCGACGACACGCGCAAGATCGCCATCAGCCGCCTGGGCGACACGGTGCGCGTGGCCGGCACCGCCGAGATGGCGGGCTACGACACCGGGCTCGACTCACCCACCGCGCAGGTGCGCTGCGCCGCGCTGGTGAAGCGCTATGAAGAAATCTTCCCCGGGGTGGCCGACACCCGTGAGCCGAACTTCTGGGCCGGCCTGCGCCCGAGCACGCCCGACAACATCCCCTACATCGGCCGCACGCGCATCGGGCGACTGTGGGTCAACGCCGGCCACGGCACGCTCGGCTGGACGCACGGCGCCGGCTCGGGTCGCGCGCTCGCCGAGCTGATGAGCGGCCAGCGGCCGGCGCTGGCCTTCGGTTTCTGCGGCGACTCGGACGGAGCGCCGCTGCGGGAAGCCGCGGCTTGA
- a CDS encoding amino acid transporter, which produces MTGTAFLQGWLMTAGLIVAIGAQNALVLRQGLQRAHVGPVVLLCTVSDWLLIALGVFGLGTVIQSSPGVLQVFRFGGAAFLLAYGARSALQAWRGHSQLVQAGPRAASLGATLASTLALTYLNPHVYLDTVVLLGSVGAQHGDTGRIAFATGAGLASMMWFATLGYGAAAASRWLQRPLIWRAIDATVAVVMFTVAGQLLIGGVS; this is translated from the coding sequence ATGACAGGCACCGCATTCCTCCAGGGCTGGCTGATGACGGCCGGGCTCATCGTCGCCATCGGCGCGCAGAACGCGCTGGTGCTGCGCCAGGGCCTGCAGCGTGCGCACGTGGGGCCGGTGGTGCTGCTGTGCACCGTGTCGGACTGGCTGCTGATCGCGCTCGGCGTGTTTGGCCTCGGCACGGTGATCCAGTCGTCGCCGGGGGTGCTGCAGGTCTTCCGTTTCGGGGGCGCGGCGTTTCTGCTGGCCTACGGTGCACGCTCGGCCCTGCAGGCGTGGCGCGGCCACAGCCAGCTGGTGCAGGCGGGGCCGCGGGCGGCCAGCCTGGGCGCCACGCTTGCGAGCACGCTCGCGCTGACCTATCTCAACCCGCACGTCTACCTCGACACGGTGGTGCTGCTCGGCAGCGTGGGTGCGCAGCACGGCGACACCGGGCGCATCGCCTTCGCCACCGGCGCGGGCCTCGCCTCGATGATGTGGTTCGCCACCCTCGGCTATGGCGCAGCCGCGGCCTCGCGCTGGCTGCAGCGCCCCCTCATCTGGCGCGCGATCGACGCCACGGTGGCCGTGGTGATGTTCACGGTCGCGGGGCAGTTGCTCATCGGAGGTGTGTCATGA